One Halolamina litorea genomic window carries:
- the htpX gene encoding zinc metalloprotease HtpX encodes MEWKADWGLRARMAATMLLLGLLYVVFLGGLWIADVGAFGMVAFMGVFMVGQFFFSDKLALYSMGAREVEREEYPELHATIERLCQQADLPKPKVAVADTRVPNAFAAGRSQKNATVCVTRGLLQTLDSEEMEGVLAHELAHVKNRDVMVMTIASFLSTLAFMVVRFGFLFGGGRDRQGGGQVIVAIAVSFAVWILSFLLIRLLSRYREYAADRGAAAITGKPAALASALLTIDGSMDRVPSEDLRETSEMNAFFVIPIRSGFIGRVFSTHPSTENRVERLRDLERQMETQ; translated from the coding sequence ATGGAGTGGAAAGCGGACTGGGGGCTGCGGGCGCGCATGGCGGCGACCATGCTGTTGCTCGGCCTCCTCTACGTCGTCTTCCTCGGAGGCCTCTGGATCGCCGACGTCGGCGCGTTCGGCATGGTTGCCTTCATGGGCGTGTTCATGGTCGGCCAGTTCTTCTTCAGCGACAAGCTCGCGCTGTACAGCATGGGTGCCCGCGAGGTCGAGCGCGAGGAGTACCCGGAGCTCCACGCGACGATCGAACGGCTCTGCCAGCAGGCCGACCTCCCCAAGCCGAAGGTCGCCGTCGCCGACACGCGGGTTCCCAACGCCTTCGCGGCCGGGCGCTCCCAGAAGAACGCGACCGTCTGCGTGACCCGTGGGCTGTTGCAGACCCTCGATAGCGAGGAGATGGAGGGCGTGCTGGCCCACGAACTCGCTCACGTGAAGAACCGCGACGTGATGGTGATGACCATCGCGTCGTTCCTCTCGACGCTTGCGTTCATGGTCGTACGCTTCGGCTTCCTGTTCGGTGGCGGCCGGGACCGACAGGGCGGGGGACAGGTGATCGTGGCCATCGCGGTCTCCTTTGCCGTCTGGATCCTCTCGTTCCTGCTGATCCGCCTGCTCTCGCGCTACCGGGAGTACGCCGCCGACCGCGGCGCCGCCGCGATTACGGGCAAGCCGGCCGCGCTGGCGTCGGCGCTGCTGACTATCGACGGCAGCATGGACCGCGTGCCCAGCGAGGACCTGCGGGAGACCTCCGAGATGAACGCGTTCTTCGTCATCCCGATCCGCTCGGGGTTCATCGGTCGGGTGTTCAGCACCCACCCGAGCACGGAGAACCGTGTCGAGCGGCTCCGCGACCTGGAGCGCCAGATGGAGACCCAGTAG
- a CDS encoding enoyl-CoA hydratase/isomerase family protein, translating into MEYGPFRHLRVAVEDGVATLTMDRPERHNALNAATLRDLDRAFAEVETDDSVEAAVVEGAGEEAFSAGADLEEYAGETTDHDRAAKERQHERFRAPHDCSVPTVAKVDGYCVGGGLVLALYCDLRIASGRSTFGLPTAAVGMLPTGGATRRLVDAVGETTAKELVFTAERIDAARAREVGLVTETVPAADLDDRVDDLVASMAEVGSEALGRAKRSINAAVAAPDPGIAREREASLWWAQFERPERRDRVESFLEE; encoded by the coding sequence ATGGAGTACGGCCCCTTCCGTCACCTCCGCGTCGCCGTCGAGGACGGCGTCGCGACGCTGACCATGGACCGCCCCGAGCGCCACAACGCCCTGAACGCCGCGACCCTCCGCGACCTCGACCGAGCGTTCGCCGAGGTCGAGACCGACGACTCCGTCGAAGCGGCCGTGGTCGAAGGTGCTGGGGAGGAAGCGTTCTCCGCGGGCGCGGACCTCGAAGAGTACGCCGGCGAGACGACGGATCACGACCGCGCGGCCAAGGAGCGCCAACACGAGCGCTTCCGGGCGCCCCACGACTGTTCGGTGCCGACGGTCGCGAAGGTCGACGGCTACTGCGTCGGCGGTGGGCTGGTACTTGCCCTCTACTGTGACCTGCGGATCGCCAGCGGGCGCTCGACGTTCGGCCTGCCGACGGCCGCGGTCGGGATGCTCCCCACCGGCGGCGCCACCCGGCGGTTGGTCGACGCCGTCGGCGAGACGACGGCGAAAGAGTTGGTGTTCACCGCCGAGCGTATCGACGCCGCGCGGGCGCGGGAGGTCGGATTGGTGACGGAGACCGTTCCAGCAGCGGATCTCGACGACCGCGTCGACGACCTCGTGGCGTCGATGGCGGAGGTGGGGAGCGAGGCGCTCGGGCGCGCGAAGCGATCGATCAACGCGGCCGTCGCCGCTCCGGACCCGGGGATCGCACGCGAGCGGGAAGCGTCACTCTGGTGGGCACAGTTCGAGCGGCCCGAACGCCGCGACCGCGTCGAGTCGTTCCTCGAAGAGTAG
- the nucS gene encoding endonuclease NucS produces the protein MSVTTLHRPTHRDALSALSAAFERGDMVTVFGRCTVEYDGRAASSLGRGDRLLILKPDGTALVHTDEQRTPVNWQPPGSEHRAAVRDGRLRVRSERENPDERLDVRFEQVHQVSALPVTGGRTVDVYGSEEDLRQRILDDPDLVEPGFQPEATERETAAGPVDVFGHDSEGRPVVVELKRRRVGPDAAGQLGRYVEALEREFPDGVEARGVLVAPSVTDRARELLAEKGLAFVAVDPPAATANGPDGEASAASEGEDG, from the coding sequence GTGAGCGTGACCACTCTCCACCGGCCGACCCACCGGGACGCGCTGTCGGCGCTGTCGGCGGCGTTCGAGCGCGGGGATATGGTCACCGTCTTCGGCCGCTGTACCGTCGAGTACGACGGCCGCGCGGCCTCCTCGCTCGGCCGGGGCGACCGACTGCTGATCCTCAAACCCGACGGAACGGCGCTGGTCCACACCGACGAGCAGCGCACGCCGGTGAACTGGCAGCCGCCGGGCTCCGAGCACCGCGCCGCCGTTCGCGACGGCCGCCTCCGCGTGCGAAGCGAGCGTGAGAACCCCGACGAACGACTGGACGTGCGCTTCGAGCAGGTCCACCAGGTGTCAGCACTGCCGGTCACCGGCGGCCGGACCGTCGACGTGTACGGCAGCGAGGAGGACCTCAGACAGCGAATCCTCGACGACCCCGACCTCGTTGAGCCGGGGTTCCAGCCCGAGGCGACCGAACGGGAGACGGCCGCAGGCCCCGTCGACGTGTTCGGCCACGACAGCGAGGGACGGCCCGTCGTCGTCGAACTCAAACGGCGCCGCGTCGGGCCCGACGCCGCGGGCCAACTGGGCCGGTACGTGGAGGCGCTCGAACGGGAGTTCCCCGACGGCGTCGAGGCCCGCGGCGTGCTCGTCGCGCCCTCCGTGACCGACCGCGCGCGGGAGCTACTAGCCGAGAAGGGGCTGGCGTTCGTCGCCGTGGACCCCCCGGCCGCGACGGCGAACGGGCCGGACGGGGAGGCGTCGGCGGCCAGCGAGGGCGAGGACGGGTAG
- a CDS encoding helix-turn-helix domain-containing protein, with translation MRELTFTLEFEHGVDPVADTFMEHPELRSDAIASPIRRDRFWRVEQFLGPGAALDAIERCRLDDDAPDGTTAAATCAAERHHERLERSASTLAVYSFGERLHTSNSVVALAARHLDLGHVFQTRRGKNRQQWRLLMCSETNVSTFYDAVDEHLDSGVSLDIGRLGEADHWNFDSVAAVSLSGVERDTLRAAIRHGYYETPREITVGGLAERLSVPQSTVSYRLRRAEEKLVKGYVDQSMLAPTEERAGQRIDS, from the coding sequence ATGCGTGAGTTGACGTTCACGCTCGAGTTCGAACACGGGGTCGACCCGGTGGCGGACACGTTCATGGAGCACCCCGAACTCCGGTCCGACGCCATCGCCAGCCCCATCCGCCGCGACCGGTTCTGGCGGGTCGAACAGTTCCTCGGCCCGGGGGCGGCCCTCGACGCCATCGAGCGCTGCCGACTCGACGACGACGCGCCGGACGGGACGACGGCCGCCGCGACGTGTGCCGCCGAACGACACCACGAACGGCTCGAACGGTCGGCGTCGACGCTCGCCGTCTACAGCTTCGGCGAACGGCTCCACACCAGCAACTCCGTCGTCGCGCTGGCGGCCCGACACCTCGATCTGGGCCACGTCTTCCAGACACGCCGGGGAAAGAACCGACAGCAATGGCGGCTGCTGATGTGCTCGGAGACGAACGTCAGCACCTTCTACGACGCCGTCGACGAGCACCTCGATAGCGGGGTTAGCCTCGATATCGGGCGGCTCGGGGAGGCCGACCACTGGAACTTCGACTCGGTCGCGGCCGTCTCGCTTTCGGGAGTCGAACGGGACACCCTCCGGGCGGCGATCCGACACGGCTACTACGAGACGCCCCGGGAGATCACCGTCGGCGGCCTCGCCGAGCGGCTGTCCGTCCCGCAGTCGACCGTCTCCTACCGGCTCCGGCGGGCCGAGGAAAAGCTCGTCAAGGGCTACGTCGATCAGTCGATGCTGGCCCCGACCGAGGAGCGAGCGGGCCAGCGGATCGACAGCTGA
- a CDS encoding sugar kinase gives MTDLVGFGEATLRLRAGRDRRLGDAEQFAAGVGGPERNAVVTASGLGADAVWLSRLPDSPLGRRVVADLRGHGVRTGVTWGDGDARLATRFVEAGPEPRGRTTVDDRSGAAFERVHAPNLPAGVVQEAARFHVAGPTVARSERAAATTESLFEVASEAGTTASFDLRYRDADWDEATARAACEALFPYVDVLFVSPEAAQAVFGEDGDPIEIAHALRTDNGFETVVLGHGDGDALAVHDDEVHEVDAVPGETVDEAGVHDAFVGAFHATRLAGSDSDGEGADGRPTDVGTALARGAAAAALARTLAGDAVDVSPEAIDRILD, from the coding sequence ATGACTGATCTCGTGGGGTTCGGCGAGGCGACGCTGCGACTGCGGGCGGGACGGGACCGGCGACTCGGGGACGCCGAACAGTTCGCCGCCGGCGTCGGCGGCCCGGAACGGAACGCGGTCGTCACTGCCTCGGGGCTCGGGGCCGACGCCGTCTGGCTCTCCCGACTCCCGGACTCGCCGCTGGGGCGCCGCGTCGTCGCCGACCTCCGTGGCCACGGTGTCCGCACCGGCGTGACGTGGGGCGACGGCGACGCCCGACTCGCCACGCGGTTCGTCGAGGCCGGCCCCGAACCGCGCGGCCGGACGACCGTTGATGACCGTTCGGGCGCCGCCTTCGAACGCGTCCACGCGCCGAACCTCCCGGCCGGGGTCGTGCAGGAGGCCGCCCGTTTCCACGTCGCCGGCCCCACGGTCGCGCGGTCCGAGCGGGCCGCGGCCACGACCGAGTCGCTGTTCGAGGTCGCGAGCGAGGCCGGCACCACCGCCTCTTTCGACCTCCGTTACCGGGACGCCGACTGGGACGAGGCGACCGCCCGCGCGGCCTGTGAGGCGCTGTTCCCGTACGTGGACGTGCTGTTCGTCTCCCCGGAAGCGGCACAGGCCGTCTTCGGCGAGGACGGCGACCCGATCGAGATCGCCCACGCGCTCCGGACCGACAACGGGTTCGAGACGGTCGTGCTCGGCCACGGCGACGGCGACGCGCTGGCGGTCCACGACGACGAGGTCCACGAGGTCGACGCGGTCCCCGGCGAAACCGTCGACGAAGCGGGCGTTCACGACGCCTTCGTCGGCGCGTTCCACGCGACACGGCTTGCCGGGAGCGACTCGGACGGCGAAGGGGCCGACGGCCGTCCGACCGACGTGGGGACCGCGCTGGCCCGCGGCGCGGCCGCCGCGGCGCTCGCCCGAACCCTCGCCGGCGACGCCGTCGATGTCTCTCCCGAGGCAATCGACCGCATCCTCGACTAG
- a CDS encoding PfkB family carbohydrate kinase — translation MPYERLARRLADGPTPAVSTLPDGSVDRYCRLSAGGLNPVESRTTFAREAAAGHRKGFTLDPRAVEAGGQSVNAAQQAHALGAEATCYGHLDDPEPDRDLFADLPFDCVSMGRATVVNVLDFDDGDLLLVEESPDLREWTLADLREAAPLSSVFGDDEAAPEDRSEPGHAVFCSNWVSTPGMGDAFHELGTASIPRVPFVFDPGDVLGSDLAAHRELREAVRALARRVDVVLSVNETELRALSAALPAPPDPPVDDEDRVEAVRAAFDAFAVVKHGKQSALAATDVATVRVENPVVDDIRQMGGGDRFGGGLAVALGAGWDWPVALACGNACASYYVATSETASAATLREWLLDRGLA, via the coding sequence ATGCCTTACGAGCGCCTCGCCCGCCGGCTGGCCGACGGCCCCACGCCGGCGGTGAGCACGCTCCCCGATGGGAGCGTCGACCGCTACTGTCGACTCTCCGCTGGTGGACTGAACCCCGTCGAGTCCCGAACGACGTTCGCCCGCGAAGCCGCCGCCGGCCACCGGAAGGGGTTCACTCTCGATCCCCGGGCGGTCGAAGCGGGCGGCCAGTCGGTCAACGCCGCCCAGCAGGCCCACGCGCTCGGCGCCGAAGCGACCTGCTACGGCCACCTCGACGACCCCGAACCCGACCGCGACCTGTTCGCCGACCTGCCATTCGACTGCGTCTCGATGGGGCGGGCGACGGTCGTGAACGTCCTCGACTTCGACGACGGCGACCTCCTGCTCGTCGAGGAGTCGCCGGACCTCCGCGAGTGGACGTTGGCCGACCTCCGCGAGGCGGCACCGCTCTCTTCGGTCTTCGGCGACGACGAGGCCGCCCCGGAGGACCGCTCCGAGCCCGGCCACGCGGTGTTCTGTTCGAACTGGGTATCCACACCCGGGATGGGCGACGCGTTCCACGAACTCGGTACGGCGTCGATCCCACGGGTGCCGTTCGTGTTCGACCCCGGCGACGTGCTCGGGAGCGACTTGGCGGCCCACCGGGAGCTTCGGGAGGCCGTCCGGGCGCTCGCCCGTCGAGTCGACGTTGTGCTCTCGGTCAACGAAACGGAGCTTCGGGCGCTCTCGGCTGCGCTACCGGCGCCGCCCGATCCGCCCGTCGACGACGAGGACAGGGTCGAGGCGGTACGCGCGGCGTTCGACGCCTTCGCGGTCGTGAAACACGGCAAGCAGTCCGCCCTCGCGGCGACCGACGTGGCGACCGTCCGCGTCGAGAACCCCGTCGTCGACGACATCCGACAGATGGGCGGCGGCGACCGCTTCGGCGGGGGGCTGGCAGTGGCGCTGGGTGCCGGCTGGGACTGGCCGGTCGCGCTGGCCTGTGGGAACGCCTGTGCGAGCTACTACGTCGCCACGAGCGAGACGGCGTCGGCGGCGACGCTCCGTGAGTGGCTGCTGGATCGGGGACTGGCGTAA
- a CDS encoding sulfite oxidase — MAPDQQQRGEDESRAETDGSSLRDRYVERRRFLMAAGSLAGVGVLAGCGGGGGTDTDGSPTGTDTDMPPSTPEPTEEPTEEPTEEPTEEPPDEPEQPSLEERYPGLRILSPEPENAEAASRETYTDYINPREEHYIRNHYPTPSIEEAEWSVSLTGLDEEISLTMEQIKHDFATDSVTHTMQCAGNGRSYFEPQVGGNQWTFGAVGNTVWTGTPLSAILDAYDVDTSSGFLSVMGGEHPEGEDVFTRSIPMEKVMEDTMLAYEMNGSPVSPDHGFPVRLLVPGWFGCNNVKWVNRMHVMDTMVIGTDWEEEGAPEDGQRTYTHWQQYSYRIIPEEDDRATHYEDIPVYDTREQMERTDEIDNAYMYDQVEKSLIGYPEEGATVSPSPAGTIEVIGVAWAGDDAVETVEVSADGGESWNEAEFFGPVDSPNGWRLFRYVWEDPGTGEQTLHSRATDERGYTQPATIAAQEDQLRGIENDQYPWDQGGYGNNAYVPHGVTFTVEE, encoded by the coding sequence ATGGCACCCGACCAACAGCAGCGCGGTGAGGACGAGTCACGGGCCGAAACCGACGGTAGCTCGCTGCGCGACCGGTACGTCGAGCGCCGGCGATTCCTGATGGCGGCCGGCTCCCTCGCCGGGGTCGGCGTCCTCGCGGGCTGTGGCGGTGGCGGCGGCACGGACACCGACGGCTCGCCGACCGGGACGGACACGGACATGCCGCCGTCGACGCCGGAGCCGACCGAGGAGCCGACGGAGGAACCCACGGAGGAGCCGACGGAGGAACCCCCGGATGAGCCCGAGCAGCCCTCCCTGGAGGAGCGCTATCCCGGCTTGCGGATCCTCTCGCCTGAACCCGAGAACGCCGAGGCGGCCAGCCGCGAGACCTACACCGACTACATCAACCCCCGGGAGGAGCACTACATCCGGAACCACTACCCGACCCCGAGCATTGAGGAGGCGGAGTGGAGCGTCTCGCTGACCGGGCTGGACGAGGAGATCAGCCTCACGATGGAGCAGATCAAACACGACTTCGCCACCGACTCGGTCACCCACACGATGCAGTGTGCGGGCAACGGGCGGTCGTACTTCGAGCCACAGGTCGGCGGGAACCAGTGGACGTTCGGCGCCGTCGGCAACACCGTCTGGACGGGGACGCCGCTCTCGGCGATCCTCGACGCCTACGACGTGGACACCTCCAGCGGCTTCCTGTCGGTGATGGGCGGCGAACACCCGGAGGGCGAGGACGTCTTCACCCGCTCGATCCCGATGGAGAAGGTGATGGAGGACACCATGCTCGCCTACGAGATGAACGGGTCGCCCGTCTCCCCGGACCACGGGTTCCCGGTCCGCCTGCTCGTGCCGGGCTGGTTCGGCTGTAACAACGTCAAGTGGGTCAACCGGATGCACGTCATGGACACGATGGTCATCGGCACCGACTGGGAGGAGGAGGGGGCCCCCGAGGACGGCCAGCGGACCTACACCCACTGGCAGCAGTACTCCTACCGGATCATCCCCGAGGAGGACGACCGCGCGACCCACTACGAGGACATCCCGGTGTACGACACCCGCGAGCAGATGGAGCGCACCGACGAGATCGACAACGCCTACATGTACGATCAGGTCGAGAAGTCCCTGATCGGCTACCCGGAGGAGGGGGCGACGGTGTCGCCGTCGCCGGCGGGCACCATCGAGGTCATCGGCGTCGCGTGGGCCGGCGACGACGCCGTCGAGACCGTCGAGGTCTCCGCGGACGGAGGTGAGAGTTGGAACGAGGCGGAGTTCTTCGGCCCCGTCGACAGCCCCAACGGCTGGCGGCTGTTCCGCTACGTCTGGGAGGACCCCGGGACCGGCGAGCAGACCCTGCACTCCCGGGCCACCGACGAACGGGGCTACACCCAGCCGGCGACTATCGCCGCACAGGAGGACCAACTCCGCGGCATCGAGAACGACCAGTACCCGTGGGATCAGGGCGGCTACGGCAACAACGCCTACGTTCCCCACGGGGTCACCTTCACGGTGGAGGAATGA
- a CDS encoding 50S ribosomal protein L16, whose product MSDKPASMYREIDKPSYTRREYITGIPGSKIAQHNMGDLQADPEDYPVKISLRPEETLQIRHGSLESARLSANRHLIKTLGEGNYKMVLRKFPHQVLRENKQATGAGADRVSDGMRQAFGKPVGTAARIGHGENIFTAYCEVDQAEEVKEAFRRAYNKMSPPCRIVVERGEDLLVR is encoded by the coding sequence ATGTCTGACAAGCCCGCCTCAATGTACCGGGAGATCGACAAGCCGTCGTACACCCGGCGAGAGTACATCACCGGTATCCCCGGTTCGAAGATCGCACAGCACAACATGGGCGACCTGCAGGCAGACCCCGAGGACTACCCCGTCAAGATCTCGCTCCGACCGGAGGAGACCCTGCAGATCCGCCACGGTTCGCTCGAGTCCGCGCGACTCTCGGCCAACCGTCACCTCATCAAGACCCTCGGCGAGGGTAACTACAAGATGGTTCTCCGGAAGTTCCCCCACCAGGTGCTCCGCGAGAACAAGCAGGCGACCGGCGCCGGCGCGGACCGTGTCTCCGACGGGATGCGACAGGCGTTCGGGAAGCCCGTCGGCACCGCCGCCCGGATCGGCCACGGCGAGAACATCTTCACGGCCTACTGTGAAGTCGACCAGGCCGAGGAAGTGAAGGAGGCGTTCCGTCGCGCCTACAACAAGATGTCGCCGCCCTGCCGCATCGTCGTCGAGCGCGGCGAGGACCTGCTGGTCCGGTAA
- a CDS encoding plastocyanin/azurin family copper-binding protein — translation MVERRSFLGAASSVVVGTFLAGCTGDGGEGSPTGTATDSPEPTEPATPTPSPTPTEPPAVEVAVGPERRLRFDPEEIEIAVGTTVVWTFESTGHNVTSLPGASEKCENPEGAEPFASYEGEDHFSLNEPGTTFEHQFTVPGEYVYVCAPHEGQGMVGYITVTE, via the coding sequence ATGGTCGAGCGCCGTAGCTTCCTCGGAGCCGCGAGCAGTGTCGTCGTGGGAACGTTCCTGGCCGGCTGTACCGGCGACGGCGGCGAGGGGTCGCCGACGGGGACGGCCACGGACTCGCCCGAGCCGACCGAACCGGCGACGCCCACCCCGTCGCCGACGCCGACCGAACCCCCTGCCGTCGAGGTCGCGGTGGGGCCGGAGCGACGACTCCGGTTCGACCCCGAGGAGATCGAGATCGCCGTCGGGACGACCGTCGTGTGGACCTTCGAGAGCACCGGGCACAACGTGACGAGCCTCCCCGGCGCGTCCGAGAAGTGTGAGAACCCGGAGGGTGCCGAGCCGTTCGCCTCCTACGAGGGGGAGGACCACTTCTCGCTGAACGAGCCCGGAACGACGTTCGAACACCAGTTCACGGTTCCCGGCGAGTACGTCTACGTCTGTGCCCCCCACGAGGGTCAGGGAATGGTCGGCTACATCACGGTCACCGAGTAG
- a CDS encoding DoxX family protein has protein sequence MSDTDTGSRRSGALRAVMGLFYAVAGVTHFLTPRAFERIVPPQLPRPRALVYLSGVAEIVLGVGVLFERTRRVSAWGIIALLIAVFPANVYMVTEDMAPDLVPDRFADAARIAAWVRLPIQAVLIGWAWLYTRTSGNDR, from the coding sequence ATGAGCGATACCGACACCGGATCCCGCCGGAGTGGCGCACTCCGGGCGGTCATGGGCCTGTTCTACGCCGTCGCCGGCGTCACGCACTTCCTCACGCCACGGGCGTTCGAACGGATCGTCCCGCCACAGCTCCCGCGACCGCGGGCGCTGGTCTACCTCTCAGGCGTCGCCGAGATCGTGCTGGGCGTCGGCGTACTGTTCGAACGGACCCGCCGCGTGTCCGCGTGGGGGATCATCGCGCTACTGATCGCGGTGTTCCCAGCGAACGTCTACATGGTGACCGAAGACATGGCGCCCGACCTCGTTCCCGACCGGTTCGCCGACGCCGCCCGAATCGCGGCGTGGGTCCGACTCCCGATACAGGCCGTCCTGATCGGCTGGGCGTGGCTGTACACCCGGACGAGCGGGAACGACAGGTGA
- a CDS encoding universal stress protein has product MYDHILLPTDGSEGAAAVADHVGALADRFDATVHVLAVADTRNRFESPSSGIAPDVWEESENERAEAAVEETVATLPDSAAVERAVESGVPHEVILDYAEASGMDVIVMGTHGRTGLDHYLIGSVAERVVRRSSVPVLTVRIGEE; this is encoded by the coding sequence GTGTACGACCACATCCTGCTCCCGACCGACGGCAGCGAGGGTGCCGCGGCGGTCGCCGACCACGTCGGCGCTCTCGCCGACCGCTTCGACGCGACGGTCCACGTCCTCGCGGTCGCCGACACGCGAAACCGGTTCGAGAGCCCCTCCAGTGGCATCGCGCCGGACGTCTGGGAGGAAAGCGAGAACGAACGCGCCGAGGCCGCCGTCGAGGAGACGGTCGCGACCCTCCCCGACTCCGCCGCGGTGGAGCGCGCCGTCGAGTCGGGCGTCCCCCACGAGGTCATCCTCGACTACGCCGAGGCGTCGGGAATGGACGTGATCGTGATGGGCACCCACGGCCGGACGGGGCTGGACCACTACCTCATCGGCAGCGTCGCCGAACGGGTCGTACGGCGGTCGTCGGTGCCGGTGCTGACTGTGAGAATCGGGGAGGAGTGA
- a CDS encoding sulfite exporter TauE/SafE family protein has product MTESTPQRVQKSFLRYQHLFVFAAPVLFVVGVYLGAPTPADVGTGYWLEYWWLFPFFLLGATIVNTVGISGSALFVPFLIFLFPPLAGETLSPETLVKVGLISESFGLSSSAVAFIQYGLVDRRLAATLVAGGLPFVVGGALLSFVIPAPLFHAALGLALIAASVLMLKADLSHEEPDGAGESTDDAEAAADGSGEPELPDDAGKPGEAGVAMEEGNITRVDREGDTYYYTWSGYLERFANYSVGGVFQGLAGFGIGELGIISQLRTDVPVRVAIGTNHIVVAVTAVIASLVHVFGGQYVPGGHTLSLASTPWNMVVFTVPATVTGGQIAPYVSNAIDTELIQKGVGALFAVIAVALFLMATGAF; this is encoded by the coding sequence ATGACGGAGAGCACACCCCAGCGAGTGCAGAAGTCGTTCCTGCGCTACCAACACCTGTTCGTCTTCGCCGCGCCCGTGCTGTTCGTCGTCGGCGTCTACCTCGGTGCGCCGACGCCGGCCGACGTCGGCACCGGCTACTGGCTTGAGTACTGGTGGCTCTTCCCTTTCTTCCTGCTGGGGGCGACCATCGTCAACACCGTCGGCATCAGCGGCTCGGCGCTGTTCGTGCCGTTCCTGATCTTCCTGTTCCCGCCGTTAGCGGGCGAGACGCTGAGCCCCGAGACGCTCGTGAAGGTCGGCCTCATCAGCGAGTCGTTCGGCCTCTCTTCGTCCGCGGTCGCGTTCATCCAGTACGGGCTGGTCGACCGCCGACTGGCGGCGACGCTCGTCGCCGGGGGGCTCCCGTTCGTCGTGGGCGGGGCGCTGCTCTCCTTCGTCATCCCGGCGCCGCTGTTCCACGCGGCGCTGGGGCTGGCGCTCATCGCGGCCTCCGTGCTCATGCTCAAAGCCGACCTGAGCCACGAGGAACCAGACGGCGCCGGCGAATCGACCGACGACGCTGAGGCCGCCGCCGACGGCTCGGGCGAGCCTGAACTGCCCGACGACGCCGGCAAACCCGGCGAGGCCGGCGTCGCCATGGAGGAGGGCAACATCACGCGGGTCGACCGCGAGGGCGACACCTACTACTACACGTGGTCGGGCTACCTCGAACGGTTCGCGAACTACAGCGTCGGCGGCGTGTTCCAGGGGCTCGCCGGCTTCGGCATCGGCGAACTGGGGATCATCTCCCAGCTCCGAACCGACGTGCCCGTCCGCGTCGCCATCGGGACGAACCATATCGTCGTCGCGGTCACGGCAGTCATCGCCTCGCTGGTCCACGTCTTCGGCGGACAGTACGTCCCCGGCGGGCACACCCTCAGCCTCGCCTCGACGCCGTGGAACATGGTCGTCTTCACCGTCCCCGCGACGGTCACGGGCGGACAGATCGCGCCGTACGTCTCGAACGCCATCGACACGGAACTGATCCAGAAGGGTGTCGGTGCGCTCTTCGCGGTCATCGCGGTCGCGCTGTTCCTGATGGCCACGGGCGCGTTCTGA
- a CDS encoding FKBP-type peptidyl-prolyl cis-trans isomerase, with amino-acid sequence MADPGTIAIVHLTGRLVDGRRSEAPAGRAETNASVDGADAGEVFETTDVDVALEEGIYHDHRDFKPLEFRVGEGHVLPGIDRAVQGMTEGETRTVVLDPAEAYGERDEREVVTVPREEIEERSATTAEVDDLVRSETGDVGWITEVSPETVTVDFNNELAGERVEFEIRLLEVHATETGHGGREAASRGGA; translated from the coding sequence GTGGCCGATCCAGGCACCATCGCCATTGTCCACCTCACCGGGCGACTCGTCGACGGTCGCAGGAGCGAAGCCCCCGCTGGCCGGGCGGAAACGAACGCTTCCGTCGACGGCGCCGACGCCGGCGAGGTATTCGAGACGACCGACGTGGACGTGGCACTCGAGGAAGGGATCTACCACGACCACCGCGACTTCAAGCCCTTGGAGTTCCGGGTCGGCGAGGGGCACGTCCTCCCGGGCATCGACCGTGCCGTTCAAGGGATGACGGAGGGCGAGACGCGGACGGTCGTGCTCGACCCCGCCGAGGCCTACGGGGAGCGCGACGAGCGGGAGGTCGTGACCGTCCCGCGCGAGGAGATCGAAGAACGGAGCGCCACGACGGCCGAGGTCGACGACCTCGTCCGGAGCGAGACCGGCGACGTGGGCTGGATCACCGAGGTGTCCCCGGAGACGGTGACCGTCGACTTCAACAACGAACTGGCCGGCGAGCGCGTCGAGTTCGAGATCAGGCTACTCGAAGTCCACGCGACCGAAACGGGCCACGGCGGGAGGGAGGCGGCCTCACGCGGCGGCGCCTGA